The following are encoded together in the Pedobacter sp. D749 genome:
- a CDS encoding phage holin family protein: MKFLNKMLATFDYHSWAEFGQSLLPSSKYGWTVISAGFSLSIFPFVDRVFGLDAYAFAVLILVFIAELTSGLIAASICKEAISSMKLSRFSFKVFYYLVLISLPYVMAESFKLHGKAAAAFMFDWLHLFLLAQIILENVVSILENLAVISGKDKTHWIAKIQQKFNNLIS; encoded by the coding sequence ATGAAGTTTTTAAATAAGATGCTTGCTACTTTCGATTATCATAGCTGGGCAGAATTTGGACAAAGTTTATTGCCATCGTCAAAATACGGGTGGACGGTGATAAGTGCTGGTTTTAGCCTGTCAATATTCCCATTCGTAGATAGGGTTTTCGGGTTAGATGCTTATGCGTTCGCTGTCTTAATCTTAGTTTTTATTGCTGAGTTGACTAGCGGCCTTATTGCTGCCAGTATTTGTAAGGAAGCAATAAGCAGCATGAAGCTAAGTCGATTTTCATTTAAGGTATTTTATTACCTGGTGCTAATCTCATTGCCTTACGTGATGGCTGAAAGCTTCAAATTGCATGGAAAAGCGGCGGCTGCTTTTATGTTCGATTGGCTGCATTTATTCTTACTCGCCCAAATCATTCTTGAAAACGTAGTAAGTATCCTTGAAAACCTAGCCGTGATCAGCGGTAAGGATAAAACGCACTGGATCGCAAAAATTCAACAAAAATTCAACAATCTAATATCATGA
- a CDS encoding DUF4468 domain-containing protein: protein MISIPFISFSQTFKSDDSVKSAYTDQPAHTLDTVVVSSLTKQQSYSNTLNYLTTSFEDSSSVIEMKDADLGEVSFNGVIESDITNLYFKCRVYNKDNKFKVVLSALGYDKSIPGLSLSKSQLRVANKNFDPEQNKAARQMAVSLIKDIAYRINKKPENDF from the coding sequence TTGATTTCAATTCCTTTTATAAGTTTCTCGCAAACTTTTAAGTCAGATGATAGTGTTAAAAGTGCTTACACAGATCAGCCAGCACATACTTTAGATACAGTTGTTGTTTCGAGTTTGACAAAACAGCAGTCATATAGTAATACGCTCAATTACCTAACTACGTCTTTTGAAGATTCCAGTTCGGTGATCGAAATGAAAGATGCTGATTTAGGCGAAGTCTCTTTTAATGGCGTAATTGAATCTGACATTACTAATTTGTATTTCAAATGTAGGGTGTATAATAAGGATAACAAGTTTAAGGTAGTTCTTTCAGCTTTAGGGTATGATAAGTCTATTCCGGGTTTAAGTCTTTCAAAAAGTCAGTTGAGAGTTGCTAATAAGAATTTCGATCCTGAACAGAATAAAGCAGCCAGGCAAATGGCAGTATCATTAATAAAAGATATAGCCTACCGGATCAACAAAAAGCCCGAAAATGATTTTTAA
- a CDS encoding phage tail protein, with protein MSQLQIKRSGVIIATVEIDENTVFNQEWMGVEKITSTFTLSNPIDIRVNDYIEFLGEKYTIKNGIPCDQSNGSTFKYNVEFFSPTYYLYNVPMMHLDRVKFSYVGTPLEVLSLIIENLNNEEAGWSIGDCSLISEPETFNFDQQSCRTALTTLAETFKLEYKVKGKKIYLLEKLGETQNIVLKYGRGYGLINAARQAVDREYATVWRFYGGSTNLPEGYRNSMDRIALDSPYLLNDDIYGRKHGSVIFEDVFPRRTGSVTAIDGLNAIIDNTLDFDLNIQSISDGGAKIVFKSGELSGGEFVIKSYNPTTKKITFGDRKDETTGYVTPNASFTAAVGDKYTLMGIIMPQTYVDAAEAEVLALGTEHAKANSFPPVAFPLNIDEKFIRDMQLIYKIVAGDYVYVISEALGINTKIRMQSISYPLVNPANIAGVVSDVAQYSTVEKLKKDVIQNKKETAKSVAVALYARQLADEISNAAILNQFQRTYVGDQAILTGAFVAGNPEDGAVAGINGAENDPETIRFWAGSSFADKENAPFRVSQSGDVVMRNATLQSSAAGKRIEINSKENNLRFYDEAGNTLIDFDDDSALEGISITPNDPPSRPTLHFTYGPGIRVGNFDNNLGGSSISRKGFFSNGVIECRDIVTEKVVFKVENGNIMLAGNIVMAGAIQISDTTSGGITMGEEPGLSTIYDVRVGGDSFVRLKWVKGILVGITPR; from the coding sequence ATGTCACAATTGCAAATAAAACGCTCTGGCGTAATAATAGCTACTGTTGAGATCGATGAAAACACTGTTTTCAATCAGGAATGGATGGGGGTTGAAAAGATTACTTCAACCTTCACTTTATCTAATCCTATTGATATTCGGGTTAACGATTATATTGAGTTTTTGGGTGAAAAATACACCATTAAAAACGGCATTCCATGTGATCAGTCTAATGGCTCAACATTCAAGTATAACGTTGAGTTTTTTAGCCCAACATATTACTTGTATAACGTGCCGATGATGCATTTAGATCGTGTTAAGTTTTCGTATGTGGGTACACCGTTGGAAGTACTTTCTTTAATTATAGAAAATTTAAACAATGAAGAGGCTGGCTGGAGTATCGGGGATTGTTCTTTGATTTCCGAGCCAGAAACCTTCAATTTTGATCAGCAAAGCTGTAGAACTGCATTAACCACTTTGGCCGAAACATTTAAACTGGAATATAAAGTTAAAGGCAAAAAGATTTATTTGCTTGAAAAATTAGGCGAAACGCAAAATATCGTTTTGAAGTATGGCCGTGGTTATGGCCTTATCAATGCGGCACGGCAGGCGGTTGATCGGGAATATGCAACTGTTTGGCGTTTTTATGGCGGATCAACAAATTTGCCGGAAGGTTATCGAAATAGCATGGATAGGATTGCTTTAGATTCTCCCTATTTATTAAACGATGATATTTATGGCCGAAAACATGGAAGTGTGATTTTTGAAGATGTTTTTCCGCGCCGTACAGGTTCGGTAACAGCTATTGACGGGTTAAATGCAATTATTGATAATACTTTAGATTTTGATCTAAATATTCAGTCAATAAGTGACGGCGGCGCTAAAATCGTTTTTAAATCAGGTGAATTAAGTGGAGGTGAATTTGTAATTAAATCTTATAACCCAACCACCAAAAAGATTACGTTTGGAGATAGGAAGGATGAAACAACGGGTTACGTTACCCCTAATGCAAGCTTTACCGCTGCTGTAGGCGATAAATATACTTTGATGGGTATAATCATGCCGCAAACATATGTTGATGCTGCTGAAGCAGAGGTATTGGCGTTGGGAACTGAGCATGCAAAAGCAAATAGTTTCCCGCCAGTGGCATTTCCTTTAAATATCGATGAAAAATTTATTCGCGATATGCAACTCATTTATAAAATAGTTGCTGGCGATTATGTTTACGTTATTTCTGAAGCTTTGGGTATTAACACTAAAATAAGAATGCAGTCAATTTCTTATCCTTTGGTTAATCCAGCCAATATCGCTGGTGTAGTGTCTGATGTTGCGCAATACTCCACAGTTGAAAAACTAAAAAAAGATGTTATTCAAAACAAAAAGGAAACGGCAAAAAGCGTAGCTGTTGCGCTTTATGCCCGTCAATTGGCTGATGAAATAAGTAACGCCGCTATTTTAAATCAATTTCAGCGCACTTATGTTGGCGATCAGGCTATTTTAACAGGGGCATTCGTTGCTGGCAATCCTGAAGATGGTGCGGTTGCGGGCATCAATGGCGCGGAAAACGATCCTGAAACTATTCGTTTTTGGGCTGGCTCATCATTCGCGGATAAGGAAAATGCCCCTTTTAGAGTTTCGCAAAGTGGAGATGTTGTAATGCGTAATGCTACACTTCAATCATCTGCCGCCGGAAAGCGTATCGAAATAAATAGCAAAGAAAATAATTTAAGATTTTATGATGAAGCTGGCAATACGCTTATTGATTTTGATGATGATAGTGCCTTAGAGGGTATTTCGATTACGCCTAATGATCCGCCGTCACGGCCTACGCTTCATTTTACTTATGGCCCTGGTATAAGGGTTGGTAACTTTGATAATAACTTAGGCGGTTCGTCAATTAGTCGAAAAGGCTTCTTTTCAAACGGAGTAATTGAGTGCAGGGATATCGTAACCGAAAAAGTTGTTTTTAAAGTTGAGAATGGCAATATTATGCTTGCTGGCAATATCGTTATGGCTGGTGCTATCCAGATATCAGATACTACTTCGGGTGGTATAACGATGGGTGAAGAACCTGGATTAAGCACAATTTATGATGTTCGTGTTGGCGGGGATTCTTTTGTGAGATTAAAGTGGGTTAAAGGCATTTTGGTCGGTATTACTCCTCGATAG
- a CDS encoding CHAP domain-containing protein has protein sequence MNRAEKIITVAKSYVGIKEKTGNKGFWNAAFEKLMIVVGWYVGAAWCAFFTKNAYLQAYSDNKAFVAVIKNCFTGGAVDTFNRVKANGTFATGTTPKNGAIVVFRMGDTSRGHHGIIVNSAYATNTMQTVEGNTNSAGSREGDTVAIKLRTITRDFKADGLNVVGYIYPFEV, from the coding sequence ATGAACAGAGCAGAAAAAATAATCACAGTAGCTAAAAGCTACGTTGGCATAAAAGAAAAAACAGGCAACAAAGGTTTTTGGAATGCGGCGTTTGAAAAGTTAATGATTGTGGTTGGCTGGTATGTTGGTGCTGCATGGTGTGCATTCTTCACTAAAAACGCTTACCTGCAAGCATATTCCGATAACAAAGCTTTCGTTGCTGTGATTAAAAATTGCTTCACTGGCGGCGCTGTTGACACCTTTAACCGCGTGAAAGCCAATGGAACGTTTGCAACAGGAACAACGCCCAAAAACGGCGCTATCGTTGTATTTAGGATGGGTGATACTTCGCGTGGTCATCATGGCATTATAGTTAATTCAGCTTATGCCACCAATACCATGCAAACGGTAGAAGGTAATACCAATTCTGCTGGCAGTCGTGAAGGCGATACGGTGGCGATTAAATTAAGGACAATTACCCGCGACTTTAAGGCCGATGGTTTAAATGTTGTTGGATATATCTATCCATTTGAAGTGTAA
- a CDS encoding glycosyltransferase family 2 protein — MRKNSFTDYGLLAGSTQAPSVSILAPAYNEGANITENVRSLLSINYTNLEVIIINDGSKDDSLSKLIEVYDLYKADFFINSQIETKEVNGVYKSRKEVYKKLIVVDKQNGGKADALNVGINVSSNSYIVCIDVDCILEQDAILKLAKPFLENTKKRVIATGGVVRIANSCIVESGRLLKVQLPEQFLPRVQTLEYIRAFLLGRMAWSRLNGLLLISGAFGAFDKEIVIKCGGYNHKTVGEDMELVVRMRRYMQEKGIAHKVSFIPDPLCWTEAPSTFKILGRQRNRWTRGTIETLKLHKVMFLNPKYGVLGMISYPYWFFFEFLAPLVEFFGIIAFIVFACLGVIQWSFFFSLLLFIFSFGFLYSVFAILMEVLTYNQYKTNKNLMALILTAFLEPLIFHPFVVWSAVKGNIDLLRKKNSWGEMTRQGFTKEKAQQ, encoded by the coding sequence ATGCGTAAAAATAGCTTTACAGATTATGGATTGCTTGCTGGCTCTACGCAGGCTCCAAGTGTCAGCATATTAGCACCAGCCTATAATGAGGGGGCAAACATTACTGAGAATGTTCGGTCTTTGTTATCCATCAATTACACCAATCTTGAAGTAATTATTATTAATGATGGAAGTAAAGATGATTCATTATCAAAGCTGATTGAGGTTTATGATCTTTATAAAGCTGATTTTTTTATCAACAGCCAGATTGAAACCAAAGAAGTAAATGGTGTTTATAAAAGCAGAAAGGAAGTTTACAAAAAGCTAATCGTTGTTGACAAGCAAAACGGCGGAAAGGCAGACGCCTTAAACGTTGGTATAAACGTTTCGAGCAACAGCTATATTGTTTGCATCGATGTTGATTGTATTTTAGAGCAGGATGCTATTCTCAAACTGGCAAAACCTTTTTTAGAAAACACGAAAAAACGGGTTATTGCAACCGGTGGGGTAGTTCGTATTGCCAATAGTTGTATTGTTGAAAGTGGGCGTTTGCTCAAAGTTCAGCTTCCCGAACAGTTCCTGCCCCGTGTTCAGACGCTTGAATATATCCGGGCTTTTTTGCTGGGTAGGATGGCCTGGAGCCGCTTAAATGGTTTGCTGCTCATATCTGGCGCTTTTGGAGCATTCGATAAAGAAATCGTGATCAAGTGCGGAGGATATAATCATAAAACAGTGGGTGAGGATATGGAATTGGTGGTAAGGATGAGACGATATATGCAAGAAAAGGGGATTGCACACAAAGTGAGCTTTATCCCCGATCCGCTATGCTGGACAGAGGCACCATCGACCTTTAAAATATTGGGGCGACAGCGAAATCGCTGGACCCGCGGCACCATAGAGACCTTGAAGTTGCATAAAGTCATGTTTTTAAATCCGAAATATGGCGTTTTAGGTATGATTAGTTATCCTTATTGGTTTTTCTTTGAATTTTTAGCTCCATTAGTGGAGTTTTTCGGAATTATTGCCTTTATTGTATTTGCCTGCCTGGGGGTGATTCAATGGTCATTTTTTTTCAGCTTATTGCTTTTCATTTTCAGCTTCGGATTTTTGTATTCAGTTTTTGCAATATTAATGGAGGTGCTCACTTACAACCAATACAAAACGAACAAAAACCTGATGGCATTAATTCTTACCGCTTTTCTGGAGCCGTTGATTTTCCATCCGTTTGTAGTATGGTCTGCTGTAAAGGGTAATATAGACCTGTTACGGAAAAAGAATTCCTGGGGAGAAATGACCAGGCAGGGATTTACAAAAGAAAAAGCTCAACAATGA
- a CDS encoding porin family protein, with protein MKKQLFVMAVFMAASVIAMAQSASKGKVSPKTKVERESKVSAKNTTSIRAYGKGDQLLNIGIGIGSPFFGSGYAASLPVNPSVSFEKGITNEISVGGQLAYASSKYDLNTAGANYSFKQNAFYIGARGSYHFNELLELAPKFDVYGGASLGYVIASVSDSEGFNGATGSGIGFGLFAGGKYYLSNHTALFTELGYQSLGLLNVGVAFKL; from the coding sequence ATGAAAAAACAATTATTTGTGATGGCTGTCTTTATGGCTGCCAGCGTTATTGCAATGGCCCAGTCGGCATCAAAAGGCAAAGTATCGCCTAAAACTAAAGTTGAACGGGAAAGCAAGGTCTCAGCAAAAAATACGACTTCAATCAGGGCATACGGAAAAGGCGATCAATTGCTGAATATTGGTATCGGTATTGGCAGTCCGTTTTTTGGTTCAGGTTACGCTGCATCGCTGCCGGTAAATCCCAGTGTTTCTTTCGAAAAAGGTATTACCAACGAAATTAGCGTAGGTGGACAATTGGCTTATGCCAGTTCGAAATATGATCTAAATACGGCAGGTGCAAACTATAGCTTTAAACAGAATGCGTTTTACATTGGCGCCAGAGGTTCCTACCATTTTAATGAATTGCTTGAGCTTGCACCTAAATTTGATGTGTATGGCGGGGCGAGTCTGGGCTATGTTATTGCCAGTGTAAGTGACAGCGAGGGTTTTAATGGTGCTACAGGCAGCGGCATTGGCTTTGGTTTGTTTGCAGGCGGTAAGTATTACCTTTCTAACCATACAGCTCTTTTTACGGAACTCGGTTACCAGAGCCTGGGATTGCTTAACGTGGGTGTAGCTTTTAAACTTTAA
- a CDS encoding SGNH/GDSL hydrolase family protein: MPKAATISLLDKILIGINADGSTKYGDVNQIVALIEATGSDGFKGPALADTNPGLPTKPQYYSAKPGVTYANFKDGAGTPISIPTKVGANYVINAKLVFSGNWQAIYDLITIELDNLVTEEELLAEISTIKPQSLPPNITDISINDPDTYLSNSAFGNTGPRTCMPTKSSYYTVAYSGLVKRFFCKFSGSQVGRIIRFYLVSKSGSIYTAKYDSGDIVAESAGINYFTPPFGTVKYEVGDYIAVYANMGEQLSELLGANGSEESAFLSGIPVVGQPFPGTVNVNSTIRFAVGADITPPNAIAGSSWGGQPNGFAKLDENSRLYPNQMPTQVSGDVNHEEVATQIFLPEKSLPAIVRNSGGIEHYKPSALAFSGGSAGNFVTNRIIVALHESLGFANDGILTEIRVGPNSVVQATSKLQAWIVRPNNGKLILLQKIGELDASVANRWHVFKGLSVFVKKGDAVAIRGIDLQIKYQSGSTSQTNHKSYQLNLSDLTMDALKKEIPASAGVLNSGIAWNVEADISLSSIGAYPVLDENLHLKNSFAKAPDLYWQGKKIIWVGTSIPAGSTGGYKSYPVLVGEFLDTNLVNESVGSSGIIWDGTRLLSLSATSAELIATYGANQGGYSYENKLIGKGADLIVFDHGYNDRPKATGASLGTLPFTIRTGRISGSTASQTLTGVNTLFSTEFKAGDKLYDFRFRYIGKVLSIESNTSMTLTSNSFVAVSNADVFYGTSMDRTTFYGAFNYVIDKCYDDKPTVSIMFVTSPTEYAYQAAGGDGRAANTNARDAVVALANAYNAPCCDLFNLMGYNGSNWPARAADNVHPNETERIKAAHMLYHFIKGVV, from the coding sequence ATGCCCAAAGCGGCTACGATTAGTTTGCTTGATAAGATCTTGATCGGCATTAATGCTGATGGATCAACAAAGTATGGAGACGTTAACCAAATTGTTGCATTGATTGAAGCAACAGGTTCTGATGGTTTTAAAGGGCCAGCGCTTGCTGATACAAATCCTGGATTGCCAACTAAACCTCAATATTATTCGGCGAAACCTGGTGTTACTTACGCTAACTTTAAAGATGGGGCTGGCACACCGATTTCAATACCTACTAAAGTTGGGGCAAATTATGTGATCAATGCAAAGCTTGTTTTTTCAGGCAACTGGCAAGCGATTTATGATCTTATAACTATAGAATTGGATAATCTGGTTACGGAAGAAGAACTATTGGCCGAAATATCAACAATAAAGCCTCAATCTTTGCCGCCAAATATAACTGATATTTCCATTAATGATCCTGATACTTATTTATCAAATTCAGCATTTGGAAATACGGGCCCCCGTACCTGTATGCCTACTAAATCATCTTATTACACTGTCGCTTATTCAGGTTTAGTTAAAAGATTTTTCTGCAAATTTTCAGGCTCTCAGGTTGGTAGAATTATAAGGTTTTATCTAGTATCTAAGTCTGGGTCAATATATACAGCTAAGTATGATTCCGGTGATATTGTAGCAGAATCGGCAGGCATTAATTATTTTACCCCTCCATTTGGAACTGTAAAGTATGAGGTAGGCGATTACATAGCGGTATACGCGAATATGGGCGAGCAACTATCAGAATTACTGGGGGCAAACGGTTCGGAAGAATCTGCTTTTTTATCAGGTATTCCAGTTGTAGGACAGCCATTTCCTGGAACGGTAAATGTTAATTCAACAATTCGTTTTGCTGTTGGTGCTGATATAACCCCACCTAATGCAATAGCAGGTAGTTCTTGGGGTGGTCAACCAAATGGATTTGCCAAATTAGACGAAAATTCAAGATTATATCCAAATCAAATGCCCACGCAGGTTTCGGGCGATGTAAATCATGAGGAAGTGGCAACTCAAATTTTTTTACCTGAAAAATCACTCCCTGCTATTGTTAGGAATTCTGGTGGTATCGAACATTATAAACCCAGTGCATTAGCATTTTCAGGAGGCTCGGCAGGTAATTTTGTAACAAATAGAATAATAGTTGCGCTACACGAAAGTTTAGGTTTCGCTAATGATGGTATATTAACTGAGATTAGAGTAGGGCCAAATTCTGTCGTACAAGCAACGTCAAAACTACAAGCGTGGATTGTACGTCCAAATAATGGAAAACTTATTTTGTTGCAAAAAATTGGAGAACTAGATGCTTCTGTAGCTAACAGGTGGCACGTTTTTAAAGGGCTTTCTGTTTTTGTTAAAAAAGGTGATGCTGTAGCTATAAGGGGCATTGATTTGCAAATAAAATATCAATCTGGAAGCACCTCGCAAACCAATCATAAAAGTTACCAATTAAATCTCTCTGATTTAACGATGGACGCTTTAAAAAAGGAAATTCCAGCATCCGCAGGCGTACTTAACAGTGGAATAGCCTGGAACGTAGAGGCTGATATCAGCCTTAGTAGCATAGGTGCTTATCCTGTATTAGATGAAAATTTGCACTTAAAAAATTCTTTTGCTAAAGCCCCTGACCTTTATTGGCAGGGAAAAAAAATAATATGGGTAGGTACCTCGATTCCGGCAGGAAGCACGGGCGGATATAAATCATATCCTGTTTTAGTCGGCGAATTCCTAGACACCAACTTAGTTAATGAATCAGTAGGGAGTAGTGGCATTATTTGGGATGGAACCAGGCTTTTGTCATTGTCGGCCACAAGTGCCGAACTAATAGCTACTTACGGTGCTAATCAAGGCGGTTATAGCTATGAAAATAAATTAATAGGAAAGGGAGCGGATCTTATTGTTTTTGATCACGGATATAATGATCGCCCGAAAGCTACAGGGGCGTCTTTAGGAACGTTGCCATTTACAATAAGGACGGGTAGAATATCTGGATCGACTGCATCGCAAACACTGACGGGAGTTAATACTCTTTTTTCTACTGAATTTAAAGCCGGGGATAAGTTGTACGATTTTAGGTTTAGATATATAGGGAAAGTTTTATCTATCGAATCTAATACCTCTATGACGTTAACATCTAATTCTTTCGTTGCTGTATCAAATGCTGATGTTTTTTATGGTACAAGTATGGACAGAACGACCTTTTACGGAGCATTTAACTATGTGATAGATAAATGTTACGATGATAAGCCTACTGTGTCAATTATGTTCGTTACGTCACCCACTGAATACGCCTATCAGGCAGCAGGTGGTGACGGGAGAGCGGCCAACACAAATGCCAGAGATGCAGTTGTAGCTTTGGCTAATGCTTATAATGCTCCTTGCTGCGATCTTTTTAATCTTATGGGTTATAACGGCTCGAACTGGCCTGCAAGGGCTGCTGATAATGTACATCCTAACGAAACCGAGCGAATAAAAGCAGCTCACATGTTATACCACTTTATTAAAGGTGTAGTTTGA
- a CDS encoding DUF1320 domain-containing protein, which translates to MDFITKQDFLTHMYEGSIDAISDNDDEILNDAIATAMAEASGYLSRFNTDIIFVSEDKIKYANLRAYIKDMSKWHFINICNVNVDMEIAEKRYKAALAELGKIQSGRTVPKAWPLADEDLLELYSV; encoded by the coding sequence ATGGATTTTATAACCAAACAAGATTTTTTAACGCACATGTACGAAGGTAGTATAGATGCGATCAGCGACAACGATGATGAAATATTAAACGATGCCATTGCCACCGCAATGGCTGAAGCTTCAGGCTACCTAAGCCGCTTCAACACAGATATAATTTTCGTTAGTGAGGATAAAATTAAGTATGCCAACCTTCGCGCGTACATTAAAGATATGTCCAAATGGCATTTTATCAATATCTGTAATGTCAACGTTGATATGGAGATAGCCGAAAAACGCTATAAAGCTGCTCTAGCTGAATTAGGCAAAATACAAAGCGGTAGAACCGTTCCGAAAGCATGGCCGTTAGCCGACGAAGATTTACTGGAGTTGTATTCAGTGTAA
- a CDS encoding response regulator transcription factor, protein MRVLVAEDDELMLRTIEFRLKKDGHEVILARDGRDALQKVDEYEPDLIISDVMMPYLSGLEIVAAVKENRQTPIVILSGMGHEDMVLEAFRLGADDYLTKPFSPSELSVRIKRFAVISQR, encoded by the coding sequence ATGAGGGTATTAGTTGCAGAAGACGATGAGTTAATGCTTAGAACAATTGAATTTCGTTTAAAAAAAGACGGACATGAGGTTATTCTGGCTCGTGACGGAAGAGATGCTTTACAGAAAGTAGATGAATATGAGCCTGACCTGATTATTTCTGATGTAATGATGCCTTATCTTTCGGGGCTGGAAATCGTAGCAGCAGTAAAAGAAAATCGTCAGACGCCTATTGTAATCCTTTCTGGAATGGGACACGAGGATATGGTGCTTGAAGCTTTTCGTTTAGGTGCAGACGACTATTTAACAAAGCCCTTTAGCCCTAGTGAACTTTCTGTGCGGATAAAGCGGTTTGCAGTTATTAGTCAGAGATGA
- a CDS encoding HEAT repeat domain-containing protein, whose translation MIYLRLLLLFFFALAICLIIFLSFYLFIRKIWRKEYGNWDRMIEMLLREAIFFHEADTGQVAIIPVTQRFQANLKNRRFYNRFVKKIIAAKRNVSGQYGDNLRNLYIQLGLDKKALRLLGSHKWHLKAYAIQQLGTMGLKEHLPRIYRYTNRKNALVRVEAQIAVLNLIGAEGLRFLDITSYQITDWQQIKLLKELSIIPQAELTGMDKWLSSGNSSVIVFALKLARNYRRYELYANIVSCLDHSEPNVRKEAILTLTDIYVENTSEVLLARFDGETYENQIAIMDAITVIGDVENVSTLFSYLDAGNAQMKFAVARAIVNGSANGLECLMNDHRSKTYPLTDMIPQLKNEIKW comes from the coding sequence ATGATTTATCTTAGATTACTTCTATTGTTTTTCTTTGCTCTGGCGATCTGCCTGATCATATTTCTTTCTTTTTATTTATTTATTAGAAAAATCTGGAGAAAAGAATATGGGAACTGGGATAGAATGATAGAAATGTTACTTCGTGAAGCTATATTTTTTCATGAGGCCGATACCGGCCAAGTGGCCATAATTCCGGTAACCCAACGGTTCCAGGCTAACTTAAAAAACAGGAGATTCTATAATCGATTTGTAAAAAAAATTATCGCAGCAAAACGTAACGTATCGGGACAGTATGGAGACAATCTCCGTAATTTATACATTCAGCTTGGTTTGGATAAAAAAGCACTCCGATTACTTGGAAGCCATAAATGGCATCTGAAAGCTTATGCCATTCAGCAGCTTGGAACGATGGGCCTTAAAGAGCATCTTCCCAGGATATACCGTTATACCAATCGTAAAAATGCCCTGGTGCGTGTTGAGGCACAAATTGCCGTATTAAATCTTATTGGGGCCGAGGGGCTTCGTTTTCTTGATATTACCTCCTACCAGATCACCGATTGGCAGCAGATTAAGCTTTTAAAAGAATTATCCATAATACCCCAGGCGGAGTTGACCGGGATGGACAAATGGCTAAGCTCCGGGAATTCGAGTGTTATTGTTTTTGCACTTAAACTAGCGCGAAATTATCGCCGTTACGAGCTTTATGCAAATATTGTGAGTTGCCTTGATCACAGCGAGCCTAATGTACGTAAGGAGGCGATCTTAACACTAACCGATATATACGTAGAAAACACATCTGAAGTGCTGCTGGCCAGGTTCGATGGAGAAACTTATGAAAATCAAATTGCTATCATGGATGCAATAACAGTGATTGGAGATGTGGAAAATGTTTCAACACTGTTTAGTTACCTGGATGCCGGGAACGCCCAAATGAAATTTGCGGTTGCACGCGCCATTGTTAATGGAAGTGCTAATGGCCTGGAATGCCTGATGAATGATCACAGATCGAAAACTTACCCGCTAACAGATATGATTCCTCAACTAAAAAACGAAATTAAATGGTGA